Genomic DNA from Desulfonema ishimotonii:
ATAAATTCCCCGTCTTCGGTTTCATTGCGATAGTCGTAGATGGCCTGGGCGTATTCGGGATTTTCCGAAGGAACCAGGGCCATCAGTACCGGCAGGCTTGCCGTGTTGATATTGACTTTTCCTTCAAAGGTAAAATTTCTGTTTTCCACAGTGCCGGAGGATTGGGTTCCGCCGCAGATCGTCATGAAGAGATCCAGTCCGTAGGCCGCCTCCAGGCCGTTAAACAGCTCCGGGGTGATCCCCTTGACCTGCATCAGCTCATCCAGATGGGTAAAGGGGCCGTTTCTGGGAGAATAGGGCGGATCAAGCCCCTCATAATATTCGGATTCAGCGCCGTTGAGGCCGGTTGTGGCATCGTCGTCCCCGGAGTCGAGCCAGTCTTTGACGGCGTTGATGATCGCCGTTGCATCGAGATCCTTAAAGGTCTCCTCGTCCTCGTCCCGGGCGAGCAGAAGCCGGATGAATCGGTCCCACATGATTTTCTGGGATTCATTAAAATGGCGGCCCTTGGGGAAGTCGATCAGGGCGTTGACCTGAATTTTGCCCATTTCATCCCGGATGGAAACGGTGAGTTTTCCCGCTTCAAAAGGGATATCCTGAAGAACTTCGGCCACCTTTTCGGGATCGGCCCAGTCTTCCTGGACGGAGTCAACGGATGCCTCGGTCTTGTCTTTGATCAGCATGGCCATGGCCCCGTGAATCCCGGCAGCGGCCATCTGATTCAGGGTCAGGCGGTCGCGGGCCACGGCGGCGGATATGACCGATGCCCGTACCCGGCGGTTCATCTCAAGGGCACCGGTAATCAGCAGTGCCGTAATCGTGAGGGTGAGCAGCAGGGCCATCCCCCGGTCATTCCCAAGTGGCTGCAAGCCCATCCTATTCCTTTTCCTTTCTACAGACCGGGAACTCTATCATGGTTTCAAAGAAAAGGGAAACGGAATCCTCCCCCACCTCTATTTTGATCGCAACGGATTTCGGGGTGGCGTATCCGATTTTCTTGGATTCGGAATCCCAGGTGTCATGGGCCTCCCCTTCTGTGTCATAGTACCTGAATGAAAGGGATTTTACATTTTCACACAGGAGGGGATCGCCGGAACTTTCTTTGAATTCGGGATAGGGCGGCAGGTGGTCTGATCGCCTCAGAACGTATCGTTCATCATCGGTCTGCTGAACATAGTAGACGATTTCCGCAATCCCCTTTTGCATATTCTCTCCCAGCGGCAAATGGGCAAAGGAGGTGAAGCGAAGCCGGGGGAAACTGCCCCCGCCGGAGACGCCGTCTTCGGCCCGGATGCGGAACGGGTCCGGGGGATCGTCATAATCGGGCGGCGTATAGGCCGGGGACTGGGCAATATAGGCGGAGCGGATATCGGTCACCATCCGGCTGAGGCAGTTGTTGGCCATTTCATAGGCATCAATACTCTGGTTTATGGCATCGGTGCGGGAAAATACCGCCCGGTAAGCGCTGAAAAGGGTTGCGACCACCATGCTGAAGATGAACATGGCAATCAGGATCTCAAAAAGTGTGAATCCCCTGTGCGGTCTGTCTGGCATTTCCGGTTTCCCTACCCCTTTTCCGGCATCAGCCGGTACGTTCTGAAGCCGTAGGTCATCTCATCCCCGTTAAACGAGACCGTCACGTCGATCTGCTTCAGGTTTTCGGCTGCTTCCCCCAGGGCTTCGGATTCGACATCCTCCCCGGATGCCTGCCAGGCATAGCCCGGCAGCTCCTCCCCGAAATCTCCTGAGCCGCTGATCTCCCCCTTTTCCGCACGGATGCTGACTTTTGCCAGCGCCTGCTGGGCCAGGAGCGGGGCCAGGGTATAGAAACGGGCCTTCTGGTTCATCAGAATGGTCTGGGACTGCATCCGGAACACCGCCACCAGGACAATGCCGATGATGGAGACCGCCACGATGACCTCAAGAAGGGTAAATCCGCCGCAGGGCGATTTTTCGGGGCGCGCGTTATCCGTCAAATTCCACATATTCCTGATACACTCTGACCTTTGACAAAAAGGTTTCAATGAGAAGGGAGGTCCGGTTGTCATCATCGTCCGCCAGGTGAATGATCGCCTTGTCCGAATAGCCGCCCGGATAAAAACGGATGACCGCCTCACCGGACGATATCTTCCCGGTATCCGGGTATTCGATGTCAAGCAGCTCCAGGTTATCCGGCAGGGTGTATGCGTCTTGGGAGGCTGTTGCCCGGGCGTCTTCGTCCATGGTTGCATCCGTTATCCAGAACGCCCCCGAATCCACGTCCGCATGAAGGGTGTGGCGCGTTTTGGCTTTCAGGGCGCTGTTTTTCAGCAACCGGACCTTGATGATGAGCCAGCGGGAAACCTTTTTGCTGTCATCGGCCAGCAGGGAACTCTGGAACCGGGGCATGGAAAAGGAGAGCATAATGCCGATCAGCGCGATGACAACCATCAGTTCCAGCAGGGTGAACCCGCCGATGGTCCTGATTCCCGGATGCCCGGCAGCCGGGGCGATTATTCGATCTCCCAACTGTTTATGTCCTTATTGTACTCTTCGCCATCGGGTACGCCGTCCGCCCCGTATGAGGTGATACCATATTCTCCCTGAATGCCGGGGCTGAGATAGACGAACTCGCTTCCCCAGGGGTCTTTGGGCACCTTTCCTTTTTCAAGGTAGCCACCCTGGGGCCATTTTTTCGGGGGCGGTTCGGGCGCTTCCACCAGGGCTTGCAACCCCTGTTCCGTTGTCGGATATGCGCCGTTGTCAAGCTTGTAGAGCTTCAGCGCCGTTTCCAGGCTTTCGATCTGGATCTTCGCCTTCATCTGCTTGGCCTCATCGGGTCTTCTCATAATCCGGGGCACGATCAGCCCGGCGAGAATGCCCAGGATGACGATGACCACCATCAGTTCGATCAGGGTAAAGCCCTGACGGGTCATAATTTTTTTCGGAATTCTGATATCCATTATTCCTCCGTTTTTTTATCTGTTCACTCCGAAATTTGTTTTCAGGTTCAAAATCCGGCAGCTTTAATATTCTGTCAGCGGATCAGTTCGTTCATTTCAAATATCGGAAGACATATTGAAAGCACAATAAATCCGACAATAACGGCCATCGCGAGGATCATAAGCGGCTCCAGCAGCGCGGTCATGCTCATAACGGCTGATTCGACCTCATTTTCAAATACATCTGCCACCTTGTTCAGCATCGGCTCCAGCTCACCGGTCTGCTCCCCCACCTGAATCATCTGAACGGAGAGGCTCGGGAAAATATCGCTTTCCGTCAGGGACGCCCCCAGGGCATGGCCCTTGCCCACATCATCCGTGGCCTTGTCAATGGCGTCTGCCAGCAGCACATTTCCCACGATATTCCGAACGATGTCAAGGGCGGTCAGCATGGTGACGCCGTTTTCGAGCAGCGATCCGAGGGTTCTGGCAAAACGGGCAACCGCCAGCTTTTTGACCAGTGCGCCGGCGCCCGGCGTCCGCAGGACAGCCTTATCCCATTGATACCGGCCTGCCGGGGTTTTTCTTACATGACGCAGAAGGATTCCCATCATTGCCATCAGTATGATAAACACCCACCAGTA
This window encodes:
- a CDS encoding PulJ/GspJ family protein, which encodes MPDRPHRGFTLFEILIAMFIFSMVVATLFSAYRAVFSRTDAINQSIDAYEMANNCLSRMVTDIRSAYIAQSPAYTPPDYDDPPDPFRIRAEDGVSGGGSFPRLRFTSFAHLPLGENMQKGIAEIVYYVQQTDDERYVLRRSDHLPPYPEFKESSGDPLLCENVKSLSFRYYDTEGEAHDTWDSESKKIGYATPKSVAIKIEVGEDSVSLFFETMIEFPVCRKEKE
- a CDS encoding general secretion pathway protein GspK → MGLQPLGNDRGMALLLTLTITALLITGALEMNRRVRASVISAAVARDRLTLNQMAAAGIHGAMAMLIKDKTEASVDSVQEDWADPEKVAEVLQDIPFEAGKLTVSIRDEMGKIQVNALIDFPKGRHFNESQKIMWDRFIRLLLARDEDEETFKDLDATAIINAVKDWLDSGDDDATTGLNGAESEYYEGLDPPYSPRNGPFTHLDELMQVKGITPELFNGLEAAYGLDLFMTICGGTQSSGTVENRNFTFEGKVNINTASLPVLMALVPSENPEYAQAIYDYRNETEDGEFIHDLSGGTWYKNVPDIPGDMTIDPALITTSSDFFRIVSTAELHDVRQTVTAVIHREQALKTGKWTCRVLSWQVD
- the gspG gene encoding type II secretion system major pseudopilin GspG, whose translation is MDIRIPKKIMTRQGFTLIELMVVIVILGILAGLIVPRIMRRPDEAKQMKAKIQIESLETALKLYKLDNGAYPTTEQGLQALVEAPEPPPKKWPQGGYLEKGKVPKDPWGSEFVYLSPGIQGEYGITSYGADGVPDGEEYNKDINSWEIE
- a CDS encoding prepilin-type N-terminal cleavage/methylation domain-containing protein — translated: MTDNARPEKSPCGGFTLLEVIVAVSIIGIVLVAVFRMQSQTILMNQKARFYTLAPLLAQQALAKVSIRAEKGEISGSGDFGEELPGYAWQASGEDVESEALGEAAENLKQIDVTVSFNGDEMTYGFRTYRLMPEKG
- a CDS encoding prepilin-type N-terminal cleavage/methylation domain-containing protein; this translates as MGDRIIAPAAGHPGIRTIGGFTLLELMVVIALIGIMLSFSMPRFQSSLLADDSKKVSRWLIIKVRLLKNSALKAKTRHTLHADVDSGAFWITDATMDEDARATASQDAYTLPDNLELLDIEYPDTGKISSGEAVIRFYPGGYSDKAIIHLADDDDNRTSLLIETFLSKVRVYQEYVEFDG